From Onychostoma macrolepis isolate SWU-2019 chromosome 05, ASM1243209v1, whole genome shotgun sequence:
acgagtgaagcatggcagttgctcagtgtttggatgtacaaatgaacaccgaagtatttttttagttccttcatccgagcctatggctagcattagctacatgataataactgtaacagcatacatgaacaaaccaactaaagtaccgtatccagacacaatattttaaactaaccattcggagacgtcctgctatagccgctgagttgcaacttcttcatccggtgcttctccatccggatcagattctgggtcaaactgaatagcttgaatgactgcgtgtctatgagccattgcgatacatccactgtcaacattaccGCATGGTAGCTGGTTAAggacacacccaccctccaccttgccccgcctttctcctcctcattagcatttaaagctacagacacaggaatggcacgtcctaaggaaagctcattgtgggactggctcatagtggctgaaattctgcaccaaggctgaatttcgggaaacagacttcatatacagtattagggaccacttaggcctatataaaagcatccaaaaagcagcatgtcatgggacctttaaattaattttacactAAACAGAAGGTATTGATAGCATGACATGTTATGTAATTCATTTTAGTTTCTCCTCTTCACTTGTTTCAGGATCTTAGTTACtgtatgttttgtcattttgacatgtcattttaaattgcaggCATTTGAAATGATGACCAAATTCTGTGATAAAAAACAAAGACCGATTCAAGCTTGAGACTTTCATGATTTCAAAATATCTGCAATGTAAGCTCGTCTCAGGAATGGTCTTGGATTGCATCATTTGGATTTCTCCTTTATTTTACTTCACTAGTCTGTACAGAATTTGCTGAATGGCCCTAAATCCTGACATACTGTAGATGTTTGCGTACTTGCTTGCCTTACTCAAtcatatgcacacacatatgGGCTATAGAGCATGTTCAGTGACTCACCACAAAATCACCACAACAAAACACATAGGACCAATCTCTTAGTGTTGTGCTAattgcattgtgttgtggcttgtttcagttgtgttgctgctTGTTTCCGttatgttgtgctaatttcattctgttgcagcttgtttccattgtgttgtgtcTTGTTTCCATtctgttgcagcttgtttccattgtgttgtgacttgtttccattatgttgggctaattttgttgtgttgtgtgttgtTTCCTTTGTGTTGCTaattgtttccgttgtgttgcgtcttgcttccattgtgttgtgctaatttcattgttgTTGTCTTGTTTCCtttgtgttgtgacttgtttccattgtgttgggctaatttcgttgtgttgtggcttgtttccatcgtgttgtgcactactgggccgCAGTATAGCTGTTTATTGAGATGagtgcacacacaaacacacttgctCTCTTTTTCACTAACATAGGACAGAGAACATCCAGCAGCAGTCATTACATCCAGTCACTTAGTCTGTTCGTTCTGTCTTCTTGTAACCCTGTTTTGTCTTTCCCATCCTTCACTGTTTTTTCCCCTACATTTTCCATCCTCTATTATTTCTCACTTTTAAACTTCTCTTTCATCGCTCTTCATCTTATCTTTGGCACATGTGTCTTGGCTTTGATTTTCTCTGAACGTTGTCTGttgcagttttgtttttcatggcACAGATGAGTGTGAGTGAAATGACAGGTTGGACTTTAAAACTCCTTTCGACCGATTGATTTCCTCATTAAATTTTCGATCAAAGCAACAACAGTCTGTTCATGTTCTCATCTAGCACTCTCATTCAGAGATCTAACACGGACTCAGTATGTGGGTGTTAACTTTAGAAACTGGATAAAGCCTGAATTAAATAGTCTTTGCGAAACTGTGTATGTAACAGTGATAGAGAGCAGGTTTTACAATACAGTTGGGTTTCTATTATAgtttttcaaaatgaataaagacattcatacgTACATGCATATAAACACGTTTCTTTGCAAAAAAAACTGCATCTGGAAAACCTGTGAAGTTTTTTTCTACATGACATAAAGAGCAAGGCgatataaaatgttatgaaatagtttggcattattttaatgaaggttattaagtttaataataaataatatcagttaaaaatatataacaaagcATTGCATTTCTCATTGGTTATGAATGATTGGCATCCATTGCATTCAGTGAAGCTTCACTAGAGGCTGAACATCTGTTGTTCATGTCAGAATGATCACTATTTATTGAGCTGATTTATTGAGTTGAGTGCACATGAACAACACTGTAAATGCATAATTACCAGAAGAAATCTCTGCACTTTCTTTCAAATTGCTATTGATCACAATGCATTACTGTGAAtgtttacacttttatttgttgcACCTAATGTcgactttttttcttcctgcCTATAATAAAACTGTCCAGTcaatccattttattttgaaaaaaaaaaaaaattacttgaacTCACAACATATGATTATGACTTCCGAACTCATAAGTGGGAATTTCCCAGAAGCGCTTGAGCACAGCATAGGTCAGGGATTCATTTCAGCACTGGCTGTCCTTATTTACCCCTTCTTGTAGTGACCTTTTCCTGACTGATCACATGATTATATGAGGTGAGTCACCTGAAAAGAGTGATGATTGAGTGTGTTTCTCATTAGTAATCTGATCACATTGAAGTGGCAGGTTGGCTCTGGTCTTGCCCTGATCCATCTACAAGCAATGTTTTACAACAAGTCGAGTTTgcataaaatttattttttaattttccttttCAATTTGTCCATTCTTCTCTCTCACCGTGTCCCCTGCATCTGCTTATTACACACCTGTTTAGCAGTGGCACTCACCTCATCTTTCAACATTTTTcagcctgcctgcctgcctgcctgcaaTTTCAGAACCAAACCTGCTGGAAACTAAGATTACAGCCCAGTTCTGTCCTTTAACTGCTGTTACTCTGGCAACACCCTGCCCTGTATAAAGCTGGTATTTACTTAGATTATTGGACTGACCTGAAtttaaaggctttaagtaaataaaactCTATAATAGAAACATCTGTGATGTAAGAACATCCCTGTGTTGCCACGTACAGTGTTTGCTCGCTCATTGTCATTATATTGTCTCTCTCTTATGGTCCAAGTGGATGTTTTGTATTGTGATAATACtttattgttgtttaaaataaaattttaaattatatcagCTTGAGAACTGTTGTAACTGTTGCTCATTCTTGACATTAATTTGCAGACCAAACTTGAAGGCTAATTTTAAAACTGTTGTTTTCTTAAACTGTAATTTGCTAACAATGTGCGACAAAAGCTGTTGTAAGTTGCATAAATCAGATTTTGTAAAGgttggaatacactacacaagaTTTGCCCAATTTTTTGCCCCTATTTACAATCTGGAGGAGCACATTGCCAAAAGTAACAACCAGTCTGAAGATTTTGGCCAGCTGGAGGAGACCGATTTCACAGATGGGCACAAACTCCATTTTTATGACTATGATCCCATTCAGTTGGAGGAGTCAGTTTTAGAGCTTATATTCTTCTAGCAATGAGGCGTGTTCTCTATGTGACTTTGTGGTGTTGGAAACAGCTGATATTGTGTTAGCATGTGTTCATCATTCATTTGGTGTATGATTCCCAGTCAGCAAGTATTTGATGCCTGGTCTTTTAAAGTGCTCCTATTATGCTATTTGAAAGCTTCGTaatttggttttgggagtccccagcaacaggtttacatgcatgcaaggtcaaaaactttcattttcttataatatgcatctAAATTTTCTTATTTCTCAACGattttcaaatgattaatttgaagattcatctttccaaacccctcctttgcgtgaggctactctgctctgattggtccaatGACCAGTCTGTTGTGCTTGGTCTACAGTGCATGTTGGAAACGGAATGTAGTAAAGACCCAAATAACAGTTGTCGACATGTTATCCACATGAACAAGCTACAGCCTTTAAAGAGGGTTCAAGTTTTCACGGGATGTTCATGCAGAACGTAAGCAGGCATAATGCATATGTTAACTTTTGACGAGTGAACTTAACGGAAAGGGAATTCGAATTTTAAACGACTCGTTTATGCCATTCAGAGTACACTCTATCTTTTatgagacaataactttatttatgATTCACTTTCAGCTTTACTTTGCAGACTGTTTTACATTCACATACCACTAAGTTACACAcggcatgaaaggtaatttgaAAAAATCCATAATAAGGGCAACTTTAAAATGTTCTAACCTTTTGATGTGTAATCCTTAGGTCTTGATCACCCTTCAAGAAGTGTTCCTGGCTGTGCAGTCTGCAGAGATGGCCACCAGACTCCGCCCCCTCTGGTGGGAGGCGTGGCAAACTCTGGGCCGCGCCCAACTAAGTCTTGGCGAAGTAGAACTAGTAAGTAGATGCAATTATACCAAAAGTATACAGATTAAGCCCCATCGGGTTTTAccgtaaaaaaaacaaaaatagaacCACTGCAATATTTTCAGACAGCAAATAATAACGTTGTACATAAATATGTgcataaatgtgatatttagtCCAAAGATTCAATGTTTTTTAGATTCGATAAGCAGAGTTCCGTTCATTGATTGCAATTGGAGCGTTcttgcttatttttttattttttgtttagtaaCGAACAgcgtaaaataaatgttctctTTTATTATATCCCATCCCACAACATCAGGGCCCTAGGTGACAACCTGTATAGCCTAAATGAACAGCCGACATTGGGAGTCGGTTTATTAGTTGATGAATTGTTTCCATACAAATAGTTTATTCAGCATTCTGAAGCGAACAGCCTGTTATGCTATCAGTGTCCTTGTCAGTCAGTATGAGGTGGATGAGTCCTCTTGCCACTTATCCATCACTCAAATTGAGTGTCATTGTGGTGAAATGTGTAGTTCAGTACGTCCAAGCCCAGGAGCATGGAAGATTACTTGAACAGGAACACTGCCACACCTTACATGCCCCGAcctgtgtgtgattgtgtgcaTTATACAGACATGCTTAATGAAAGAAAACCTTGCAGATCCTGCAGTTCTCCAGCTAGTAactacttgtgtgtgtgtgtatagtaaTCCAAACGCTCATCACACACACCGAGTTTGACGTCTTGGCtagaaattgaataaatactttACTATTTTGGGCTAAGCATGCCTTGTCAAGTCATTCACCAAAGAGAAAAATAACCTGAGGATGGAGAAGGACTAATGTTTACGTTCTGTGATTTTTAAGATCATGGAACACGTTTTCTTAGAACTGTTGCAATGGTAATTAACTTTTTGTTAAAAGGTTGTTCACAACAAGGACGATGACTATTTTCCCGCCCAAATCTTTAATTCATAGCACATGATCATTTCTCAAGATTTATTCAAACTGTGCCAGTGTTCATTCTCAAATGAACATGTTTAACATCAATAAGAGcttctgcatttatttagctCTAATGTAAAATTTATGTCTATATTGGGTCAAAGAAGAGTTCATAGTATCAATGTTTATGCATTGTTGAAGCTTTTGGAACCATGCTGATCATttgtagtcatttttaaagGAGGCCTGTCTGTTTTCAGTTGACATTTTCCTTGATTCTGAATCATAGTATCCACAATTTTAAACATGATATTGAATAATTTAACACattctttaaagaaaaacaacaattcATTTCAGCTCACATAAGATTAATATCCAATCAATTTTACCACATTTTGAGCACATTTTACTGAAAATCATGCCGTTCCTGGAAATATCCAGTTCATTCCAATGGAATGTTCTATAAAGTTTATGCAAGTAAGAAATAAAGAGGCTGGAGAAGAAGGGTTAGGTTTTTTTGTTCGATcccttaatatttaaaaaaattcttgcAAAAAAAGAGTTGTGCagttttaaaagtacaaataattttctttgtctggacattttgattaaaaattgtgaggttaaaaaatgaaatatatgcataattttcacaataagatcaacaacatgcatttagaaaattgaTAGGATGAATTTCCCTTTCGTGCCTACTGTTGTTATAACCACATGAAAATGTCAAGTAACTTTTGTATTTGTACAAATAAAAGTCATCTCACAGGATTCAGCACTTTCCAGTTTGTACGTTGGTCACTTCTAATGGATGAGGCAAGATTGAATGAGTCTATATCATGACTTCAGCACAACTGTTGAAATCATTTCTGCTAAATCGATCAGGACTCTGGAGGGGAAAAGGTCTCCCGAAGCCATCAGATGGCTTTATTCCTCATTAAAGGTTTTCTTCTTGGCTCCTGCTCACACTGGCTCTGATATTCTTCCTCTCTCAGGCTGATACGTGATCTAGTGTTTCTGTTGAAGGAGTCGACCATTCCTTCCTAGATTGTCGAGTCAATAGGGCAATTATGAAAGTAAAATGGCTCGCTAAATCCTATTTATGAATTCGTTATTTTCCCAGGGGATGAAGAGAAAGCAAATGtcgttctttctctctctttcatccCCTCGTCCCCTGGGTAACATGAGCAGGGTGACTGATTCACAGCAGGAACTAGGCTTTAGACCTCATACAGAATTAAATGAACATGTGTTAGATCAGTTCTCCATAGACTGAACGAACTCTTCAGCACTCAAGCAGCTGTGATACTGTTTGCACATAAAAGCCTTCTTcaggaaataaatatttagcttTCTGACGGTCATTTTAATACTGTGGACACCAAAGTGTGAGTGTAGAATAAATCGGACACATGTAGTAGTTGTTTCATTCTTTAATAATATGGTTTGCAgctgctgttttttatttattttttatttttattttttgtatgcgATAATGGATGAGGGCTTATTATAAATTGAGCTGAAACCACACGCGTGtttctttttagtttatttcttaaagtgtttttttggcaaattaagttgttttagtacattttcattAGTTCCAGAAGGCTGCagaggtttattttattatgagaACTTGCAGGGAGTCATGAATGCTCATTTGGTTTGATTGTGGAATAAACGTGTTCATGTTCATTTTGGAGTGTAAGGTGTGTGCTCATGAAGTGCTATAGAGTCCATGCATGTTATATTTTAGCAAAACACAGCAGAGGGCAGAACTAGCATTCAGTGTGCCACTGCTTTTGGTCATATCAAACATTtaagttcaaataaaaacatgaaataattttaatgaaactaTCTTGAGATAGCAGTTAGGTTAGAAGAGTTAGATTTAAAGATTAATCTCAAGATGTACAATTTTGTTGGTGGatgtatttattattgattttagtgttctatAGCATAAACTTTTCTGTTATATTCCCACATTTGTCtactacaatttaaagttgttttGAATTATAGCGTttattatattgaaaaatataacattttaaaaacagttgttgATATATTTATACTGGAACCATctctatataatttataataaccttcaaaagtttggggtcagatttttttaatttaaataagtcaatacttttattcagcaaagatgcattcaattaatcaaaagtgagagtaaaaacatttataatgttgccaAAGATTTATATCTACTATTTTCTAttcactttctattcattaatgAATGCATTATTAGGTTAGTAAgccgttttcaacattgataataagaagaaatgtttctcaagcagcaaataagcatattaaaatgatttctgaaggatcatgtgacactgaagacagtaaaagctgctgaaaattctgctaaattacattttgaaaaatattaaaatctaaacaattttacaataaaattgtatttgttaacattaactaagaatgatttatttatttattatttgtaggATTCATTAATTAATCCTATTTTATGTTAATTCCCACACGTTTAATGTTCCCTCTGTGTGTTCCAGGCTGTACGGTCCTTCCAAGTGGCGTTGCACCTGCATCCGTCTGAGCGCCCCCTCTGGGAAGAAGACCTAGGCTGGGCCCTACAGCTCCGGGAGCAGCAGAAAGCTCTCTGTGAAAGAGAGAAACAGGAAGATGAAGCCCAAAGGCTCCTAGTGGAAGCTCCTGAGCTGAAGAGTGATTATGATTTTGAAAGTGATGAAGTGATTGAGGCTTGCACAGCCATGGCTGATAGACAGAAAAAATATGAGGACCTAAAGAAAACAGCGGTTGTTGTGGATGCACGCGGGGTCACCAAAGAGGTGATTGTCGAAGATGACAGCGAACCCACTTCCTCCTCACAGAGTGTTTTAGTCAAGGCACGAGGACTCTGAGTGAAATAGAGGCTGGTTTTGTGTCTCCTCATGTGTATATTGTTTAGATTATGTATGTATTGTTATGTTTATTTGATAATCCAGGGTTCTGATTGACTTCCTCATAGTGTTTAACAAAGTTACTATTCCCAGTGAATTTGTAAAGCGAGTACCAGATTCCAAGAAGAATTTGAAATAGTTCTGGATCATTTTCACTCAAACAAGAGCATAAATTCCTTCCTTTTACTGAAGCATTCTGtggttatttcatagttttagcgCAGCTAAGCATCGCCTTTTAAGTTTCCAAAATAGCAGAGCAATCcccttttaaaggggtcatgaactgccttttttaattattttgtactgttcccttttaatgttataaagatttttacatcaaaaatcatcataatttagaagtaactGGCTTTTATTGCAGtaattttctgtcctgtttttcaCCCCCACATCAGAACGCTCCGTTTTGAATAGGTGTGACAGATTTTAGACTCTGAAGTAAACacccactgctgtgattggctaacagttgcctatgtttgacagcctacatccCTCATAGATGAACAGTGCTGTCATTTAGGTTAAAACGCATaaatattcagtacatatctaacgatctgtaataacagacaaagcaatagtggccacgtaataaaaacagttactcaaaTTTGTGTGGTGCGACATTACTGTTGGATCGGATCCAGTATAGTCAGCACAGCATCgttttttagtttcaatctttctgaaaatcctgtgtcgaattgtgccttgtttgtaaatctgcggtaaaatgaagtgaactaCTGACACAGTCTGgaacttctttaaaaataaagttcatccactGTTTCCTAATGTTGGAATCGGAAGGAAGGCAGTGCAAAGACTGTGTTTTTCCACAGCTTGGCACTGCATTTGGTTATCTTCTGAGCCATCTTTATTGTTTGCGTAGACCTGCGTTTGTCTCTTTCATTATTTACACTACGTGCACAAATctgtgggtggggctaaacaggcattGATGTAGAAGCGGGCGTTGATCTTTTTCTGTGAAAGTGGTGTGACCACACTATTACCTCATAAAGTGgtacattccacaagctgtcgttTTGACAGACTGGCTTccatataagctgtttttatattaatgagaatgttttgagttctgaaacttacaggatgtttttataataCAGTGACCTCTTATTTGTCAAAAGATCAATGGAATTTTgattcatgacccctttaatgtacCGTCTTGATTAGCAATGTCATCATTCCTAGTTGGCTTT
This genomic window contains:
- the ttc33 gene encoding tetratricopeptide repeat protein 33, with the protein product MASFGWKRKVGEKVSKTTVQQFEKDSEQADDEDVEKEGVDWLHVIKRRREVLLEDCAAKSKRLKDEGMLLAEQGRNWEALKRWDEAIQLTPDDAVLYEMKSQVLITLQEVFLAVQSAEMATRLRPLWWEAWQTLGRAQLSLGEVELAVRSFQVALHLHPSERPLWEEDLGWALQLREQQKALCEREKQEDEAQRLLVEAPELKSDYDFESDEVIEACTAMADRQKKYEDLKKTAVVVDARGVTKEVIVEDDSEPTSSSQSVLVKARGL